In one window of Tellurirhabdus rosea DNA:
- a CDS encoding YkvA family protein, which produces MASKSSSLGVSGSYAAVKDQINVLVRMLRAYAKGDYKAVPQKTLISAAAVLIYFVSPIDLIVDFLPVIGFADDVALILWLVRSISVDLDKFRQWEDGQKTIKIG; this is translated from the coding sequence GTGGCCTCTAAATCCAGTTCGCTGGGGGTTTCGGGCAGTTATGCGGCCGTCAAGGACCAGATCAACGTGCTGGTCCGGATGCTGCGGGCCTACGCCAAAGGAGATTACAAAGCGGTTCCCCAGAAGACGCTGATCTCGGCCGCCGCCGTGCTGATCTACTTTGTCAGCCCGATCGATCTGATCGTTGATTTCCTGCCCGTTATCGGCTTTGCGGATGATGTGGCCCTTATTCTGTGGCTCGTACGAAGCATCAGCGTCGACCTCGACAAGTTCCGGCAATGGGAAGATGGCCAGAAAACGATTAAAATTGGCTAA